The Rathayibacter sp. VKM Ac-2759 genome includes a region encoding these proteins:
- a CDS encoding DUF2269 domain-containing protein has product MMFTPRARQLALTVHVLVSVGWFGAVCAFLAIAVLGATNSDPLVVRGAYLALEPVGMLVIVPFALTSLATGILQGLGTHWGLLRHYWVAIKLWLTVFATAVLLIHTRLIGTMAAAAHNGQIPATLDGTRTQLVVATLGGAIVLTVIIGLSILKPRGLTRRGLHQTRPSRVTGAAPRGRP; this is encoded by the coding sequence ATGATGTTCACCCCGCGCGCCCGGCAACTCGCCCTCACCGTGCACGTGCTGGTCTCGGTCGGCTGGTTCGGCGCCGTCTGCGCCTTCCTCGCGATCGCCGTTCTCGGAGCGACGAACAGCGACCCCCTCGTGGTGCGCGGCGCGTACCTGGCGCTGGAACCGGTGGGGATGCTCGTGATCGTGCCGTTCGCCCTCACCTCCCTCGCGACCGGGATCCTCCAAGGACTCGGGACGCACTGGGGGCTGCTGCGTCACTACTGGGTGGCGATCAAACTCTGGCTGACCGTCTTCGCGACCGCAGTCCTCCTCATCCACACCCGCCTGATCGGGACGATGGCCGCCGCCGCCCACAACGGCCAGATCCCCGCGACGCTCGACGGCACCCGCACGCAGCTCGTCGTCGCAACGCTCGGCGGCGCGATCGTCCTCACCGTCATCATCGGACTGTCGATCCTCAAGCCCCGAGGTCTCACGAGGCGCGGCCTCCACCAGACCCGCCCGTCACGAGTGACCGGTGCTGCGCCCCGCGGGCGCCCGTGA